The genomic stretch TCGAGGTGATGCCCCGCACGCCGCGCTCCACCCAGCGGGCCAGCTCGCCGCCGGTGATCCAGCCACGGCGCAGGTTGTCGAGCCAGGGGCTCTGGCCGAAGTCGGAGTAGAGCGTCTGGAGTCTCTCGCTCATGATGTCTCCTCGGAGAGATCGGAGATGAGTTGGCGGGCTCGCTGGGCCACGTTGTCGGGGGTGTACCCGAAGTTGGCCAGGGCGATGTCGCCGGGGGCGGACGCACCGAAGCGGTCGATGCTCACGCTGTCGTCGACCCAGCGGTCCCAGCCGAAGCTCGACCCCGCCTCGACCGCCAGCGTGGGCACGTCGGGAGGCAGCACCGAGTCCTGGTAGTCGTCGGGCTGGGCCGCGAACAGCTCCCAGCTCGGCATCGACACCACCTGCGCGGCGACACCGCCGTCGCGCAGCAGCCGGGCCGCGTCGACGCACACCGACACCTCGCTGCCGGTGCCCACCAGCACGACCGCGGGGCTGTCGGCGGGGGACATGACGTAGGCGCCCCGGTCGACCGGCGCACCCGCGGTGCCCTCCAGCACGGGGACGGCCTGGCGGGTGAGGATCAGCGCCGTCGGGCCCTGCGCCGCCACCGCGATGCGCCAGGCGGCCGCGACCTCGTTGGCGTCGGCCGGGCGGATCACCCGCAGGCCGGGGATGGCCCGCACGGCCGCCAGGTGCTCGATCGGCTGGTGGGTCGGCCCGTCCTGGCCGAGGCCCACCGAGTCGTGGCTCCAGGAGTAGACGACCTTGGCGTGCGACAGCGCCGCCAGCCGCACCGACGGGCGCATGTAGTCGCTGAACACGAAGAACGTGCCCCCGAACGGCAGCACGCCGCCATGCAGCGACATGCCGTTGAGCACGCCGCCCATGCCGTGCTCGCGGATGCCGAAGTAGATCTGGCGGCCCTCGGGGTTGTCGGCCGTCTGCTGGCCGCTGTGGGCGAAGGCGGTGCCGGTGTTGCCGGTGAGGTCGGCGCCGCCGCCGATCAGCCCGGGCACCACGTCGGCCAGCGCGTTCAGGCACTTGTTCGACGCGGCGCGGGTGGGCACCGACTCGCCCGCCTCCCAGGTGGGGAGCTGCGCGTCCCAGCCCTGCAGGCCCGACTGCGCCTGGCAGGCGTCCCACACCGAGCGGTCGCCGGTCCAGCCGGCGAGGCGCTTCTCCCAGTCCTCGCGGGCGGCGCGGCCCCGGGCGCCGGCCTCGCGGTAGAGGTCGAGCACCTCCTCGGGCACGAAGAAGGTCTGCTCGGGCGGCAGGCCCAGGATCTCCTTGGTGCGGGCGATCTCCTCGTCTCCCAGCGGGTTGCCGTGGGCGTCGGCCGTGTCGGTGTAGGTGGGCGACGGGTAGCCGATGTGGCTGCGCAGGATCAGCAGCGACGGCTTGTCGTCGACCGCCCTGCCCCGGGCCAGCCCCGCCTCGAGGCCGTCGCAGTCGTTGGCGATCTCGCCCAGCTGCTCGACGTGCCAGCCGTAGCTCGTGAACCGCTGGGCCACGTCGTCGGTGTAGGTGAGCTCGGTGTTGCCGTCGATCGTGATGTGGTTGTCGTCGTAGACGTAGACCAGGCGGCCCAGGCCCAGGTGCCCGGCCAGCGACGCGGCCTCGTGGCTGATGCCCTCCATCAGGTCGCCGTCGCTGCAGATCACGTAGGTGTGGTGGTCGACCAGGTCGGGACTGAACTTCGCCCGCAGCCAGCGCTCGGCCACGCCCATCCCGACGGCGTTGGCGACGCCCTGGCCCAGCGGACCGGTGGTGACCTCGACGCCGGCGGTGTGCCCCGCCTCCGGGTGGCCCGGCGTGAGCGAGCCCCACTGCCGGAACGCCTTGATGTCGTCGAGCGTCAGGCCGTACCCGGTGAGGTACAGCATGGAGTAGAGGAGGATCGACGCGTGGCCGGCCGACAGGACGAAGCGGTCGCGGTCGGGCCAGTGGGGTGCGCTGGGGTCGTAGCGCATGGTGCGGGTCCACAGGACGTGGGCCAGCGGGGCGAGGGCCATCGCCGTGCCGGGGTGGCCGTTCTTCGCCGCTTGGGGGGCGTCCATGGCGAGGCCGCGGATGACGTTGATGGCACGCTGCTCGAGGAGGGGGTCGGCGCTCATGCCTGTTCCACCCTACTGCCCACGGTGGTCTCGACCGCGCTGCCTCCGAGGCTCCCGAACAGGGTTTTATGCGGTCGGGAAGAGCAGGACCGACGCAGTGAAGCTGTGCAGGAAGCTGCGCCCCCCGATCGGCCCGATCTCGCCGGCGCAGAACATGCCGGCGACCGCTCGCGTCGACGTGTGCTCGGCCACCAGCTGGGCGTCGTGGTCGGGGGTCCCGAAGAGCCGGCGACCCCTCCCGTTGCACGTGAACAGGAGCGCCGCGTCGGCGTCGTGGCCGGCCAGGAGGGCGCGCAGGTCCTCGTCGGCGCTGGCGGCGTCGCGCAGGTGGAACTGCACGGTCGTGCCGATCTCCAGCGTGGCGCCGACGGCCAGGGCACCGCGCTCGCGGTCGGCGCCGACCACGTTGCGGACCAGGAAGTCGCCCCGCTGGAACGCCAGCTGGTGCTCGTCGGCGACGACGCCGAGGTGCAGGCCGCCGCTGGCGAGCAGCTCCCGGTCCTCCGGGGTGAGCTTCCCCAGCAGCTGCTCCAGCTGCTCGATGGCGCTCTGGCCGGCCAGCTCGACCACCAGGTTGCCGTCGGCGCTGGTGACGATCATCGGGCTGCCGATCGGCCGGCAGCCCTGCGAGACCACCGTCTCGACCCCGTCGAGCAGCACGCCGACGGCGCCCTCGGTGAAGATCTCGCCGTCGAGGACGAGGCGGTTCTGGCCCGGTGCCATCCCGGCCGACGCCAGGCCGCCGATCACCGGCAGGGGGTTGTCGGCGACGGCGACCACGTCGAGCAGGTCGGGCACCGGTAGGGAGAAGGGGTCGGCCAGCAGGAGCGCGGTCTGGTGGCCGGTGCCCTGCGGCAGGCCCTGGAGGGCGATGCCGGCGGTGGTGCTGGCGGCCGTGAGCCGGACGGGTTCGGGGACGTAGCCGAGGTGCGCGGTCCAGAGGCTGAGCGCCGGCTCGTTCTCCACCTCCTCGGTGCGGCCGACGACCCCGCCGGCGGTGATGCCGACGAGCCGCTTCGGGCCGGCCAGCGCCTGCACGGTGCCGACGACGTCGGCGAACGCGTCCACGTGCTCGCCCGAGCAGAACAGCACGGCCAGGTCGGCGCCGTGGCCGCCCGCGTCCAGCACCTGGCCGACGACCTCGGCGGTCGCGTCGGCGGAGGCGGGGTGGCGGGAGATGGCGGCGGCGTAGGACATGGTCGGCTCAGGTCAGGTCAGGTCGGGTCAGTCGATCTCGTCGGTCTCGGGCGGTGGCTCCACGAGGGTGTACGGGACGACGGTCGCCGTCCCGGTGCCCAGTCGGCAGTGCGCCTCGACGGTGCCGTAGTCGGGCAGCTCCAGCTCGGCGCGCACGAGACGGTAGGTGAACTTGCCCGGCTCCACCTGCAGGGGCTGCACGTTGCGGGCGATCTGCTCCCCGTCCCGCTGGAAGAGCACCTCCAGCACGCCGTTGCTCTCGCCGCCGGGCGGGCAGTGCACCAGCACCACCAGGTGGGGCGTCACGGTGACCGGTGGTGGCGACGGCGCGGCGGCCGAGAAGTGCACGCCGGTCAGGTCGATGCGGGTCGGCCCCCCGGGATAGGGCGCGCTGAGGTCGATCCCTTCGATGAAGAGAGCGGCGACGATGTCCATACGCCTGCAAGCTAAAGGATCGCGGCGGATGCCCGGTGCAGGCATGAAAGGTCCCGGGGGTAGAGGGCTGGGACCGGTACCCTGCGGAACGTGGCCAACGAGGGTGAGGTCGGCTCGACCCGAGCGATGATCCTCGCCGAGGCACGTCGGTGCTTCGCCGAGT from Acidimicrobiales bacterium encodes the following:
- the tkt gene encoding transketolase; this encodes MSADPLLEQRAINVIRGLAMDAPQAAKNGHPGTAMALAPLAHVLWTRTMRYDPSAPHWPDRDRFVLSAGHASILLYSMLYLTGYGLTLDDIKAFRQWGSLTPGHPEAGHTAGVEVTTGPLGQGVANAVGMGVAERWLRAKFSPDLVDHHTYVICSDGDLMEGISHEAASLAGHLGLGRLVYVYDDNHITIDGNTELTYTDDVAQRFTSYGWHVEQLGEIANDCDGLEAGLARGRAVDDKPSLLILRSHIGYPSPTYTDTADAHGNPLGDEEIARTKEILGLPPEQTFFVPEEVLDLYREAGARGRAAREDWEKRLAGWTGDRSVWDACQAQSGLQGWDAQLPTWEAGESVPTRAASNKCLNALADVVPGLIGGGADLTGNTGTAFAHSGQQTADNPEGRQIYFGIREHGMGGVLNGMSLHGGVLPFGGTFFVFSDYMRPSVRLAALSHAKVVYSWSHDSVGLGQDGPTHQPIEHLAAVRAIPGLRVIRPADANEVAAAWRIAVAAQGPTALILTRQAVPVLEGTAGAPVDRGAYVMSPADSPAVVLVGTGSEVSVCVDAARLLRDGGVAAQVVSMPSWELFAAQPDDYQDSVLPPDVPTLAVEAGSSFGWDRWVDDSVSIDRFGASAPGDIALANFGYTPDNVAQRARQLISDLSEETS
- a CDS encoding FIST N-terminal domain-containing protein, producing the protein MSYAAAISRHPASADATAEVVGQVLDAGGHGADLAVLFCSGEHVDAFADVVGTVQALAGPKRLVGITAGGVVGRTEEVENEPALSLWTAHLGYVPEPVRLTAASTTAGIALQGLPQGTGHQTALLLADPFSLPVPDLLDVVAVADNPLPVIGGLASAGMAPGQNRLVLDGEIFTEGAVGVLLDGVETVVSQGCRPIGSPMIVTSADGNLVVELAGQSAIEQLEQLLGKLTPEDRELLASGGLHLGVVADEHQLAFQRGDFLVRNVVGADRERGALAVGATLEIGTTVQFHLRDAASADEDLRALLAGHDADAALLFTCNGRGRRLFGTPDHDAQLVAEHTSTRAVAGMFCAGEIGPIGGRSFLHSFTASVLLFPTA